A genomic region of Aspergillus oryzae RIB40 DNA, chromosome 1 contains the following coding sequences:
- a CDS encoding uncharacterized protein (predicted protein) — translation MEPVGLAVGVVGLFGLFNTCLDVAKKHDAWKDFGSESRCLTAQFEAQKLRLQNWGEAVGVEQESVSSKHHELLGDPRTRSNIQNLLLAIKDICGHEQALSLTTISRVETGSSEGPILTKHGYSLSSRGSKRQRLNWALRGKERRIAQVAQFSSLVDDLHSLVPVNGERGQGSRDTRGKKHT, via the coding sequence ATGGAGCCCGTTGGCCTTGCGGTCGGGGTCGTAGGACTATTCGGGCTCTTCAATACTTGCCTAGACGTGGCTAAGAAGCATGATGCATGGAAGGACTTTGGGAGTGAGTCGCGTTGTTTGACCGCTCAATTTGAGGCGCAGAAGCTTCGCCTACAAAACTGGGGCGAAGCAGTGGGAGTCGAACAGGAAAGCGTATCGAGTAAGCACCACGAGCTTCTCGGCGATCCACGAACACGATCAAATATTCAAAACCTGCTTTTAgccatcaaggatatctGTGGGCATGAGCAAGCTCTTTCCTTGACTACTATATCAAGAGTAGAGACTGGCTCATCTGAGGGCCCAATTCTCACGAAGCACGGTTATTCGCTCAGCTCACGTGGgtcaaaaagacaaagactcAACTGGGCCCTAAGGGGCAAGGAAAGACGCATCGCACAGGTTGCGCAGTTTTCATCGCTGGTGGACGACCTCCATAGCTTGGTCCCTGTCAATGGTGAGAGGGGCCAAGGATCGAGAGACACTAGGGGTAAGAAACATACTTGA
- a CDS encoding SDR family oxidoreductase (predicted protein): MSCSRSYKHAMAPLVLITGATGLIGFRVLLEALRNGYNVRFTARSCEKAEKVTSNPVVQALSPGDRLSPIIMPDTTVDSAFDDALEDVTYVIHVGSPVPVPGFDPVTQVWEPTTKGVSNLLSSAIKVTSIKRIIITSSIVGNMPPIPDPFTTVTASSRVHLLGPPPTSFSNLFEAYALAKITEANDTDAFVEKNKPHFSVAHIMPGYVFGRNELALTADEVLHNNSSNMYLMTCITGKEVTFPLHGGYVHIDDLADVHLKVLRLEPGPGTPRNFGACTNIDYSAIFDYIEKAFPKAVADGTFRRGNLHTLPISYDSSETEKVLGIKFRPFEYAVVDAARQYLEKLGKELA, encoded by the coding sequence ATGTCTTGCTCCAGATCCTATAAACACGCCATGGCCCCCCTTGTTCTCATAACCGGTGCTACCGGCCTCATTGGCTTCCGGGTGCTCTTGGAAGCACTTAGAAATGGATACAACGTGCGCTTCACGGCCCGCTCTTGCGAAAAAGCTGAGAAAGTCACATCCAACCCTGTCGTGCAAGCCCTCAGTCCTGGCGACCGACTTTCTCCCATCATCATGCCCGATACAACAGTAGACAGCGCCTTCGACGACGCCCTAGAAGACGTTACATACGTGATCCACGTGGGCTCCCCAGTCCCAGTCCCCGGATTCGACCCAGTCACACAAGTATGGGAGCCCACAACTAAAGGCGTTTCCAATCTTCTCTCGTCAGCAATAAAAGTCACAAGCATCAAGCGGATCATAATCACATCTTCAATTGTCGGAAACATGCCTCCAATCCCTGATCCATTCACCACAGTCACTGCCTCGTCAAGAGTCCATTTACTCggtcctcctccaacaagcTTTTCCAATCTCTTCGAAGCATACGCTTTAGCCAAAATCACCGAAGCGAATGACACAGACGCATTCGtcgaaaagaacaaacccCATTTTAGCGTGGCACACATCATGCCCGGCTATGTCTTCGGACGGAACGAGTTGGCTCTTACTGCGGACGAGGTCCTTCATAATAATAGCTCAAACATGTACCTGATGACCTGTATAACGGGCAAAGAGGTTACATTTCCGTTGCACGGTGGCTATGTCCATATTGATGATTTGGCGGATGTTCATTTGAAGGTACTACGTCTTGAGCCCGGACCGGGCACTCCTAGAAATTTCGGTGCTTGTACCAACATTGATTACTCGGCTATCTTTGATTACATCGAGAAGGCCTTTCCCAAGGCTGTGGCGGATGGGACATTTAGGCGTGGAAATCTGCATACTTTGCCTATTTCGTATGATTCGAGTGAGACGGAGAAGGTGTTGGGCATAAAGTTCCGGCCGTTCGAGTATGCTGTCGTGGATGCCGCGAGACAGTATCTGGAGAAGCTGGGGAAGGAATTGGCATGA
- a CDS encoding threonine aldolase family protein (threonine aldolase) yields MPASCPDTEVLPQYSFTDDYSEGAHPQLLEALLRTNSTQQVSYGYDEYSNEARRLIRTRLQATEDEVAIHFVPSGTSANLICIASCLRPYEAVLTVDTGHIVSKEAGAIEATGHKTIVVPGVRGKMTPENLDRAVRQNQFFPHSAKPRLVYISNATELGTVYTKRELQELSAVCKRWKLLLLMDGARIGVALSAPSNDLTLRDLVDLLDIFWIGGTKMGALLGEAIVVRNHLAEDFIFHLKQHGALLAKSRVMGVQFAELFRDNLFFDLATHANAMAQRISANFEKLGYLLAAPTDTNQVFVTLPMALVNRLEERFRFYTWDPLDGERAIVRLVTSWATDSLEVDKFNAWVQQWTTV; encoded by the coding sequence atgccTGCCTCCTGTCCCGACACCGAGGTTCTACCTCAATATAGCTTCACTGATGATTACAGCGAAGGAGCTCACCCACAATTACTCGAAGCTCTTCTGCGCACGAATTCCACCCAACAAGTTTCCTACGGCTATGACGAATACAGCAATGAGGCCCGCCGGTTAATCCGGACACGACTACAAGCCACCGAAGATGAGGTAGCCATCCACTTCGTGCCCAGCGGCACCTCCGCCAACCTGATCTGCATCGCCAGCTGTCTACGGCCGTACGAGGCCGTATTGACAGTAGACACGGGCCACATCGTGAGCAAAGAAGCCGGTGCCATCGAAGCCACCGGCCACAAGACCATCGTCGTGCCGGGGGTAAGAGGCAAAATGACCCCCGAGAATCTGGACCGAGCAGTCCGTCAGAACCAATTTTTCCCCCACAGCGCTAAGCCCCGATTGGTGTATATCTCCAACGCCACCGAGCTGGGAACAGTCTACACTAAACGCGAACTCCAAGAACTCTCTGCTGTCTGCAAGCGGTGGAAGCTCTTACTACTCATGGACGGCGCCCGCATTGGAGTCGCCCTCAGCGCGCCGTCCAACGACCTCACACTCCGCGATCTGGTCGACCTCTTAGACATCTTCTGGATCGGGGGTACGAAGATGGGCGCACTACTGGGAGAAGCGATCGTCGTAAGAAACCATCTAGCGGAGGACTTCATTTTCCACCTAAAGCAACACGGAGCCTTGCTGGCCAAGTCTCGTGTTATGGGCGTGCAATTCGCAGAGCTGTTCCGGGACAACCTCTTCTTTGATCTTGCGACGCATGCCAATGCTATGGCGCAGCGTATTTCGGCGAACTTTGAGAAACTGGGTTATCTGCTGGCGGCGCCGACAGATACGAATCAGGTCTTTGTCACTTTGCCAATGGCGTTGGTAAATCGGCTGGAGGAACGGTTCCGGTTCTATACTTGGGATCCGTTGGATGGAGAGCGGGCTATTGTTAGACTCGTTACTTCTTGGGCTACGGATTCGTTGGAGGTGGATAAGTTTAATGCGTGGGTTCAGCAGTGGACGACCGTATGA
- a CDS encoding CaiB/BaiF CoA transferase family protein (predicted acyl-CoA transferases/carnitine dehydratase) — MAPWRPLSQALYSRIPGARSVSTQTSPKGPLSGITVVSLEQAIAAPFCTRQLADLGARVIKIERPGVGDFARNYDTRVNGLASHFVWTNRSKESLALDLKKPRDHGVLMRLLGKADVLVQNLAPGASARLGLSHEELKAKHPSLIVCNISGYGPDGPYRDKKAYDLLIQSEAGMLSVTGTAQEPAKVGISIADISAGSYAYSNILAAIIQRGNDPEKRGCNIDISMLESMVEWMSFPLYYTYQNAPRPTPTGASHAAVYPYGPFETGDGKSVMLGIQNEREWVNFCEKVLSLPDLMTDERFVNNSLRSQNRDALKEIICEAFSSLTAEKVVTLLDEAAIANGKVNDMQGVWEHPQLKARGRWTEVSTPAGTVPALLPPGLTQGDAGRFSARMDAVPDVGEHNAAILAELGIEDAGEDL, encoded by the coding sequence ATGGCTCCCTGGCGGCCGCTATCTCAGGCGTTGTATTCTCGGATACCAGGCGCTCGCAGCGTTTCAACCCAGACCTCACCTAAAGGACCCCTCTCTGGTATTACAGTGGTTAGCCTTGAACAGGCCATTGCAGCTCCATTTTGTACGCGGCAGCTGGCAGATCTTGGGGCCCGCGTCATCAAGATTGAGCGACCTGGTGTCGGGGACTTTGCACGTAATTACGACACTCGGGTCAATGGTCTTGCATCGCACTTCGTCTGGACAAATCGGTCGAAGGAAAGTCTCGCGTTGGATCTCAAGAAGCCACGCGACCATGGGGTCTTGATGCGCTTGCTGGGTAAAGCAGACGTCCTAGTTCAGAACTTGGCTCCGGGAGCTAGTGCACGGCTAGGACTGTCCCATGAAGAGCTCAAGGCGAAGCATCCGTCACTGATTGTGTGCAATATCTCTGGATACGGACCAGATGGTCCGTATCGCGATAAGAAGGCCTACGACTTGCTTATACAAAGCGAGGCAGGCATGCTCTCTGTTACAGGGACCGCCCAAGAGCCTGCTAAAGTCGGCATTTCCATCGCGGATATTTCTGCCGGAAGCTACGCGTACTCTAACATTTTGGCGGCTATCATCCAAAGGGGAAATGACCCGGAGAAGCGTGGGTGTAACATCGATATCTCTATGTTGGAGAGTATGGTCGAATGGATGAGCTTTCCGCTGTACTATACCTACCAGAACGCACCTAGACCGACACCAACGGGAGCCTCGCACGCTGCAGTCTACCCGTATGGGCCGTTTGAAactggagatggaaagtcTGTCATGCTGGGGATCCAGAATGAACGTGAATGGGTCAATTTCTGCGAGAAAGTTCTGTCTTTGCCAGACTTGATGACGGATGAACGGTTTGTCAACAACTCCCTTCGATCGCAGAATCGTGATGCGCTTAAGGAAATCATTTGCGAGGCTTTCTCATCGTTGACAGCGGAGAAAGTGGTCACCCTCTTGGATGAGGCCGCCATCGCCAATGGTAAGGTCAACGATATGCAGGGTGTTTGGGAACATCCACAGCTCAAAGCGCGTGGCCGGTGGACTGAGGTTTCCACTCCGGCTGGCACAGTTCCGGCCTTGCTGCCACCAGGACTAACGCAAGGGGATGCTGGTAGATTCTCGGCTAGAATGGATGCAGTTCCGGATGTCGGAGAACATAACGCGGCGATCCTGGCCGAGTTGGGGATCGAAGATGCGGGGGAGGATTTATAA
- a CDS encoding acyl-CoA dehydrogenase family protein (acyl-CoA dehydrogenases), translating to MSRLCAQKTLSSRISPAVGRLLPRSPIATWTTPRSRFSTSARRPLMELTGFTEEQLTIREAISAICAKFPNTYWQECDQNERDPKDFHAALAKDGWLGIALPEELGGAGLGISEATMMMQTITQSGAGMAGAQSIHANVYATQPLAKFGTNQQLKEIIPKIINGTWRTCFGVTEPNTGLETLKLKTLATKNPEKQTYSISGQKIWITCAQVASKMILLARTTPLEEVKKSSQGLSLFCIDLDRNKSGLDMRKIKKMGGRAVDANEVFFDNYEIPESTLIGQENEGFKIILHGMNAERCLLAGEALGLGYAALERAAQYASDRVVFGRPIGQNQGIAHPLADAYMQLEAAKLATYHAARLYDASKTDDSIPFHSVGVACNSAKYLAAEAAFKACERAVLSHGGMGYAMEYDVERYLRECLVPRIAPVSREMILNYVSEKVLQLPRSY from the exons ATGTCGCGACTTTGCGCTCAGAAAACATTATCCTCCAGAATCAGTCCAGCCGTTGGGAGACTGCTGCCACGCAGCCCGATAGCAACATGGACGACACCGCGGTCGAGGTTCTCCACCTCCGCTCGGCGGCCATTGATGGAATTGACGGGGTTCACCGAGGAGCAGTTAACCATTCGCGAAGCGATTTCGGCCATTTGTGCTAAGTTTCCAAACACATATTGGCAAGAGTGTGACCAAAATGAGCGCGATCCGAAGGACTTCCATGCCGCACTGGCTAAGGACGGGTGGTTAGGGATTGCGCTACCCGAAGAGCTCGGGGGAGCTGGGCTCG GTATCTCTGAAGCaacaatgatgatgcagaccATCACGCAATCTGGTGCTGGAATGGCCGGGGCTCAATCCATCCATGCAAATGTGTATGCCACGCAACCTCTGGCAAAATTCGGTACCAACCAGCAACTCAAAGAGATTATCCCTAAGATCATCAATGGCACCTGGCGGACATGCTTTGGCGTGACAGAACCGAACACCGGTCTGGAGACGTTAAAGCTAAAGACCCTCGCCACTAAAAACCCAGAGAAGCAAACCTACTCAATCTCCGGCCAAAAGATCTGGATTACTTGTGCACAAGTTGCCTCAAAAATGATCCTCCTAGCACGAACAACGCCCCTGgaagaagtaaaaaagtCGAGTCAAGGCCTGTCATTATTCTGTATTGACCTGGACCGGAATAAGTCCGGACTGGATATGCGcaaaatcaagaagatgggAGGCCGTGCAGTCGACGCCAACGAAGTGTTCTTCGACAACTACGAGATCCCTGAAAGCACCCTGATCGGTCAAGAGAACGAGGGATTCAAGATCATTCTCCATGGCATGAATGCGGAGCGATGTCTTCTGGCGGGTGAGGCGTTGGGTCTCGGATACGCTGCCTTGGAACGCGCTGCACAGTACGCAAGCGACCGGGTAGTTTTCGGGAGGCCGATCGGACAAAACCAGGGAATCGCGCATCCACTAGCGGACGCGTATATGCAGTTAGAAGCTGCTAAGCTGGCGACATACCACGCGGCGCGCTTGTACGATGCCTCCAAAACGGATGATTCAATTCCGTTCCACTCTGTAGGCGTGGCGTGTAATAGCGCCAAATATCTTGCCGCGGAAGCAGCATTCAAGGCGTGCGAACGGGCAGTTCTCAGTCATGGAGGAATGGGCTATGCGATGGAGTATGATGTGGAGAGATATCTGCGGGAGTGTCTAGTGCCTCGGATTGCACCAGTAAGCCGGGAGATGATCTTGAACTACGTGAGCGAGAAGGTGCTTCAACTTCCGCGCAGTTACTAG
- a CDS encoding uncharacterized protein (monocarboxylate transporter), protein MDQLELVPSHPAWSYPEGGLRANLVVLGSFSSIMGGLGLMNSIGIYQAWISTHQLSHLSESQISWIFGIYNFLVFFCGIQIGPVFDAKGPRLLMLTGSILLILTLVLVGFCQEYWHFLVVIGIIGGVGTSFIFIVPVATIGHFFSVRRGGATGLAMSGGSIGGVIFPLVLEYLGPRIGFAWATRVIALITLILLIPGCLLLKARLPPKSSAATSLLPDLRILKDPALALTTLGAFFIEWGFFIPLEYITSYSLTYGISSRLAYLMVVFLNAGSFPGRWLPGILADRIGRFEMLTLTNIFCLIAVLGVWMPANGNVVATVIFSVTFGIGSGSNISLVPVCVGELCPTEQYGRFYTTVYTIVSVGALTGVPIAGEIIHRCHGEYWGLIAFAGCAYAAGLVCFVGVLVLKRKKGKSTV, encoded by the exons ATGGACCAACTTGAGCTCGTACCCTCCCATCCCGCCTGGTCCTACCCAGAAGGTGGGCTTCGGGCCAACCTCGTCGTCCTGGGCAGCTTCAGCTCCATCATGGGCGGCCTGGGCTTGATGAACAGTATCGGCATCTACCAGGCATGGATCTCAACGCACCAACTATCCCACCTTAGTGAAAGCCAAATAAGCTGGATCTTTGGCATATACAACTTCCTCGTCTTTTTCTGTGGCATCCAGATTGGCCCAGTCTTTGACGCCAAAGGGCCCCGTCTCCTTATGCTCACCGGCTcgatcctcctcatcctcaccctcgtCCTGGTAGGATTCTGTCAAGAATACTGGCACTTCCTAGTGGTGATCGGTATCATCGGTGGAGTCGGAACGTCATTCATCTTTATCGTTCCTGTTGCAACAATCGGCCACTTCTTCAGTGTTCGCCGAGGCGGCGCAACTGGTTTGGCCATGTCTGGTGGAAGCATCGGCGGTGTGATCTTCCCATTAGTGTTGGAGTACCTAGGCCCTCGCATCGGATTCGCTTGGGCAACAAGAGTGATCGCCCTTATTACCCTTATTCTCCTAATTCCGGGATGTCTCTTACTCAAAGCTCGTCTTCCGCCGAAGTCATCTGCTGCCACCTCCCTTCTCCCCGATCTTAGAATCCTAAAGGATCCAGCCCTAGCCCTCACCACCCTCGGCGCCTTCTTCATCGAATGgggcttcttcatcccccTCGAATACATCACCTCGTATTCCCTGACTTACGGGATCTCCAGCCGTCTAGCGTATCTGATGGTAGTCTTCCTCAACGCCGGCTCATTCCCCGGTCGCTGGTTACCGGGTATTCTGGCCGATCGAATTGGCCGGTTCGAAATGTTGACGTTGACCAATATCTTCTGTCTCATTGCGGTGTTAGGTGTTTGGATGCCGGCGAATGGAAACGTGGTTGCGACGGTTATATTTTCTGTGACGTTTGGTATTGGGTCGGGGAGTAATATTAGTCTTGTTCCGGTTTGTGTTGGCGAACTGTGTCCCACGGAACAATATGGACGGTTTTATACTACTGTTTATACGATTGTAAGCGTGGG GGCGTTGACGGGAGTTCCTATCGCGGGTGAAATTATTCATCGGTGTCATGGGGAGTACTGGGGCTTGATTGCGTTTGCTGGGTGTGCTTATGCTGCTGGCTTGGTTTGTTTTGTAGGCGTGTTAGTGTTGAAGCGGAAAAAGGGGAAGAGTACTGTGTAA